A region from the Helicoverpa armigera isolate CAAS_96S chromosome 6, ASM3070526v1, whole genome shotgun sequence genome encodes:
- the LOC135116983 gene encoding uncharacterized protein LOC135116983, with the protein MLELQDLSSKLEALPALMESVKVIQRELAELKTIRQEVSEMKLSFESYHREIQALTSKVTDLEDEIESMKKTKEAVVTLQDRIAKLERLQSENEQRSRMNNIEIKGVPMSKDEDLFAIMAKIGEAIDFNVQKEQINYIARVPTRNDKVNKNIICSVHNSYLKNDFITAAKKHKKLHAGDLGFQGSTRVYINDHLTLENKLLLNKTKVQAAERGFEHVWVRGCKILVRKNSSSPKYCIKTEQDLKKFVG; encoded by the coding sequence ATGCTTGAGCTTCAAGACCTTTCAAGCAAGTTGGAAGCACTGCCTGCGCTAATGGAGAGCGTTAAGGTAATCCAGAGGGAGCTCGCTGAATTAAAAACCATTCGGCAAGAGGTATCGGAGATGAAATTGTCCTTTGAGTCCTACCATCGGGAGATTCAAGCTTTGACCAGCAAAGTGACAGACCTGGAAGATGAAATCGAGTCAATGAAGAAAACCAAGGAAGCTGTGGTTACCTTGCAGGACAGAATTGCTAAGCTGGAGAGACTGCAGTCTGAGAACGAACAAAGATCTCGCATGAATAACATTGAGATAAAGGGAGTACCTATGTCCAAGGATGAAGACTTGTTCGCAATAATGGCTAAGATCGGTGAGGCAATCGATttcaatgtacaaaaagagCAAATTAACTATATTGCAAGGGTGCCGACACGTAACGATAaagttaacaaaaacattatttgctCTGTGCACAACAGCTACCTTAAAAACGATTTTATAACTGCTGCGAAGAAACATAAGAAATTACATGCTGGAGACCTTGGCTTTCAGGGCAGTACCAGAGTGTATATCAATGACCACTTAACACTTGAAAATAAACTCTTGCTCAATAAGACCAAAGTGCAAGCGGCTGAACGTGGCTTTGAGCATGTGTGGGTTAGAGGCTGCAAAATCCTTGTGCGAAAAAACTCCTCGTCCCCAAAATACTGCATCAAAACAGAACAggatttaaaaaagtttgtggGCTAA